Proteins from a single region of Chryseomicrobium sp. FSL W7-1435:
- a CDS encoding RecQ family ATP-dependent DNA helicase — MNNLKLELHQRFGFDTFRPGQQEVLEYFLAGEDVLAILPTGTGKSILYQFPTPYYSGTVIILSPLVSLMMDQVDQLKARGVKKVVALNSFQSPPERNYALNNLSTYDYIFLSPEVLQNDRVKNAISQLHVSYFVFDEAHCLTLWGLDFRPDYLRATEWINQQFTKQILALTATATDQTRQSLKNLFNRPAMKEVVRSIDRPSIALQTTEADNEHEKEEIILSQISRFKGPGILYTQSRKRAEYYAEKLTGQGIRAAAYHGGMPPLERSLIQQQYSHGQLDWICATNAFGMGIHKENIRQIIHDHVPTSLSNYLQEIGRASRDGKQSFATLVYLQDDARKSQFIATSDIPDNTDISLFMENQDTILDDQKRRILTYWQSRMSLEEQQQLFQNLRMHKTQEINQLFEILRSEACIRSSLTEAFGENLETKPEICCNRCTNIVQHMQTHLVNDFTKENAEQLTVVDRIKQLFP, encoded by the coding sequence ATGAACAATTTAAAGCTTGAGTTGCATCAAAGATTTGGTTTTGATACATTTCGTCCCGGTCAACAAGAGGTATTGGAGTACTTTTTAGCGGGAGAGGACGTTCTTGCCATCTTGCCAACGGGTACTGGTAAGTCAATCCTCTATCAATTTCCTACACCTTATTATAGCGGTACCGTAATTATACTCTCGCCACTGGTGTCATTAATGATGGATCAAGTGGACCAATTAAAAGCACGAGGCGTTAAGAAAGTAGTGGCTCTAAATTCTTTTCAATCGCCGCCTGAAAGAAATTATGCATTAAATAACCTTAGTACTTATGACTATATTTTTCTCTCTCCAGAAGTCTTGCAAAATGATCGAGTCAAGAACGCAATCTCACAATTGCACGTAAGCTATTTTGTATTTGATGAAGCACATTGTCTAACATTATGGGGACTTGATTTTCGTCCGGATTATTTACGAGCAACAGAATGGATTAATCAACAGTTTACTAAGCAAATACTTGCTCTAACGGCAACGGCCACAGATCAAACACGTCAATCTTTGAAAAATCTATTTAATCGACCGGCTATGAAGGAGGTAGTTCGTTCCATTGATCGACCTAGCATAGCCCTTCAAACTACTGAAGCCGACAATGAGCATGAGAAAGAAGAAATTATTCTTTCGCAAATAAGTCGGTTTAAAGGACCGGGGATTTTGTATACTCAATCTCGAAAAAGAGCAGAATATTATGCAGAAAAGTTAACGGGTCAGGGGATCAGAGCTGCTGCTTATCACGGTGGCATGCCACCTCTTGAGCGTTCACTTATTCAACAACAATATTCTCACGGACAATTAGATTGGATTTGTGCTACAAATGCCTTCGGAATGGGTATACATAAAGAGAACATCCGACAAATCATCCATGATCATGTTCCAACTTCTCTATCAAATTACTTACAAGAGATAGGAAGAGCTTCTCGAGATGGCAAGCAATCCTTCGCGACATTAGTTTATTTACAGGATGACGCTAGAAAAAGCCAGTTCATAGCAACCTCAGATATTCCAGATAATACGGATATAAGTCTATTTATGGAAAATCAGGACACCATTCTTGATGACCAAAAAAGACGAATCTTAACGTATTGGCAGTCTAGAATGTCCCTAGAGGAGCAACAACAACTTTTTCAAAATTTACGGATGCACAAAACTCAAGAAATCAACCAGTTATTTGAGATCTTGCGAAGTGAAGCTTGTATCAGATCTTCTCTTACTGAAGCTTTTGGAGAGAACCTAGAAACAAAACCGGAAATTTGTTGCAATCGCTGTACAAATATAGTTCAGCA